TCGCGCAGGAAAAGCGAGATTCCGCTCGGGCGAGCCTTGATGCGCTCGTCGGTCTTCGCCGGGCGCTCTTCCCGCATGCCGAGCCGCCGGCGAGCTGGCGGCCACCGCTATCCGATACAACCCAACCTCTTCCCATTGCCGCCGAGTAATATCATGCCCGCAGAATTCGATCTTTATGGCGTCTATATCCCGCGCCTTCTCGTCCTCATGCTCCTGACGCTGTTTGTCGTCATCATCCTTCGACGCCTGCTCGCATGGATCGGCGTCTACACTCTGGTCTGGCATCGCGGTCTCTTCGATCTCGCGCTTTACGTCCTGCTGCTCGGCGCCGTCTCCTCAGTCTCTCGTTGGTACTTCACATGAACGCGTTAAAACTCATCGGCCGTGTGGCCGTTACACTCATTTTCGTTATTGCCGCCGTCTATGTCGGCCGTCACCTCTGGGGCCATTACATGGATGAACCGTGGACGCGCGATGCGCGCCTCAGGGCTGATGTCGTCGGCATCGCGCCTGACGTCTCCGGCCTGGTGAGCGAGGTCCTCGTCAAGGACAACCAGACCGTCAAGAAGGGTGATATCCTCTTCCGCGTTGATCGCGATCGCTTTGCCATCGCTCTCGAACAGGCGGATGCGGCCCTTGCCAGCAGCAAGGCGGCTCTCGAACAGGCTCAGCGCGAAAGCGCTCGGCAGGCGCGCCTTGGGGATGCCGCCTCCCTGCAGCAGAAGGAGCAGGCGCTGACCACCGTGCAGCAGGATGAAGCGGCTGTTCGCCAGGCGACTGCCAATCGCGAGCTCGCCCAGCTCAATCTCGACCGCTCCGAAGTTCGCGCCACCGTCAACGGCACGATCTCGAACCTCAGCCTGCGTCCGGGCGACTATGTTTCCGCCGGCACTGCCAAGGTGGCGCTGATCGACAGCGATTCCCTGCGTGTCGAAGGCTATTTCGAAGAAACCAAGCTGCCGCGCATCCAGATCGGCGACGAAGTTCATATCCACTTGATGGGTCAGGCCGAGAAACTGACCGGTCATGTCGAGAGCATCGCTTACGGCATCGAGGACCGCGAGCGCACCTCCGGCAGCCTGCTTGCCAACATCACGCCGACCTTCAGCTGGGTACGCCTGGCGCAGCGTGTGCCAGTGCGCATCGCGCTCGACAAGGTACCCGATGGCACGAAGCTCATCGCCGGCCTCACGGCGACCGTCGAAGTGCAGGAACAGGGCCAAGCCAAGATCGCCAGCGCTGCGGAATGACTTCGCTTGAAAGATAGAGCGGCCGTTCTCAGGCCGCTCTGGAACTAGAAGCCGTAGCCGGCTTGCGTGCTGCCCGTCGCCTTTCCATCATGATCGGCCGGTAGGATCTGTAGAGGATCATGGCGATCAGCAGGCCGATATAGATGAACTGCTCCACGGATAGCACCTTAGTCGATAGCGCGAAGTGCAGGGCACCACAGGCGGCGATGATATAGACGAGGCGATGCAGCCAGATCCATTTCTTGCCGAGACGCTTGATCGAGAAATTGTTCGACGTCACGGCCAAAGCCAGCAGCATGACAAGTCCTGCCATGCCGAACATGATGAAGGGCCGCTTCAGCACATCATCGACGACGGCCTGTACGTCCAGCGCCTGGTCTAGGACCATATAGACCGTCAGATGCATCAGCGCGTAATAGAAGCAAAGCAGGCCGAGCGCGCGGCGATAGCGCAGATAGTTCCAGCCAAAGAGATCGCGAAGCGGCGTGACCGCAAGCGTCAAAAGCAGAAAGCGGATCGCCCATAGCCCCAAGAATAGCTCGAACGTCTTGACGGCATCGGCGCCGAGCTGATCCGTCGCCCCGAGATAGAATTCCCAGGCGGCCGGTAAAAGCCCGACAGCGTAGAGCGCCCAGACGGAGGCGGGCTGCCAGCGCTTGGGAAGAGCGAAGGAGAAAGCCATCAGAAATTCACCTTGAGGTCCATGCCGCTATAGAGACTGGCGACCTGATCGGCGTAGCCGTTGAAGGGCAGGGTGGGGTGGCGGTTGGAGCCGAAAAAGCCGCCTTCGCCGATGCGCCGTTCGGTCGCCTGGCTCCAGCGCGGATGATCGACGGCCGGATTGACGTTGGCATAGAAGCCATATTCCTGGCTGTTGGTCGCCTGCCATGTGTTCAGCGGCTGCTTGTCGGTGAGCGTGATGCGGACGATCGACTTGATGCCCTTGAAGCCATATTTCCAGGGCACGACGAGCCGGATCGGCGCGCCGTTCTGGTTCGGCAGGGTTTCACCATAAAGGCCGACGGCAAGCAGCGTCAGCGGATTGCGCGCCTCATCCAGGCGCAGGCCCTCGACATAGGGCCAGTTCAGCGATTGCAGCAGGCCCGACTGCCCTGGCATTTCTTCCGGCCGCACCACGGTCTCGAAGGCCACATATTTGGCGCTCCCCTGCGGCTCCACCTTGTCGAGCAGGGCAGAGAGCTGGAAACCATCCCACGGAATGACCATCGACCAGGCTTCGACGCAGCGCATGCGATAGACCCGCTCTTCGGGCGGAAACTCCTTGGTCAGCGCATCGACATCGAACGTGCCGGGCTTGTTGACCATGCCGTCGACCTTGATTGTCCAGGGACGTGGCTTGAACTTGCCCGACAGGCTGGCCGGATCAGCCTTGTCGAGGCCGAATTCGTAGAAA
The Rhizobium sp. 11515TR DNA segment above includes these coding regions:
- a CDS encoding DUF1656 domain-containing protein; protein product: MPAEFDLYGVYIPRLLVLMLLTLFVVIILRRLLAWIGVYTLVWHRGLFDLALYVLLLGAVSSVSRWYFT
- a CDS encoding efflux RND transporter periplasmic adaptor subunit is translated as MNALKLIGRVAVTLIFVIAAVYVGRHLWGHYMDEPWTRDARLRADVVGIAPDVSGLVSEVLVKDNQTVKKGDILFRVDRDRFAIALEQADAALASSKAALEQAQRESARQARLGDAASLQQKEQALTTVQQDEAAVRQATANRELAQLNLDRSEVRATVNGTISNLSLRPGDYVSAGTAKVALIDSDSLRVEGYFEETKLPRIQIGDEVHIHLMGQAEKLTGHVESIAYGIEDRERTSGSLLANITPTFSWVRLAQRVPVRIALDKVPDGTKLIAGLTATVEVQEQGQAKIASAAE
- the msrQ gene encoding protein-methionine-sulfoxide reductase heme-binding subunit MsrQ, which produces MAFSFALPKRWQPASVWALYAVGLLPAAWEFYLGATDQLGADAVKTFELFLGLWAIRFLLLTLAVTPLRDLFGWNYLRYRRALGLLCFYYALMHLTVYMVLDQALDVQAVVDDVLKRPFIMFGMAGLVMLLALAVTSNNFSIKRLGKKWIWLHRLVYIIAACGALHFALSTKVLSVEQFIYIGLLIAMILYRSYRPIMMERRRAARKPATASSSRAA
- the msrP gene encoding protein-methionine-sulfoxide reductase catalytic subunit MsrP, yielding MAAYRPPKIASSEITPRSIYLKRRDFLTAAAAGIGMAAIGGKVAFAEALTATKSNYTVNEKLTPIKDVTTYNNFYEFGLDKADPASLSGKFKPRPWTIKVDGMVNKPGTFDVDALTKEFPPEERVYRMRCVEAWSMVIPWDGFQLSALLDKVEPQGSAKYVAFETVVRPEEMPGQSGLLQSLNWPYVEGLRLDEARNPLTLLAVGLYGETLPNQNGAPIRLVVPWKYGFKGIKSIVRITLTDKQPLNTWQATNSQEYGFYANVNPAVDHPRWSQATERRIGEGGFFGSNRHPTLPFNGYADQVASLYSGMDLKVNF